Proteins from one Deinococcus actinosclerus genomic window:
- a CDS encoding DUF1999 domain-containing protein codes for MRYRTFTDHDYAALQALDLDVQRALAPAFDTLAERERAGRLHTSLPALKFYERSEHSFVAEDSGVLHGFVFAQSVWQGDRPIVLVRTLSVHPDAPAGTAEGLLHATVKSAYDTAVYEIHYPVPPTLRAAATAEGAVLTGAYAVTHLGTRAQTAPGERLDGQPSDDERRTPPAQGA; via the coding sequence ATGCGCTACCGCACCTTCACCGATCACGACTACGCCGCCCTGCAGGCCCTCGACCTAGACGTGCAGCGCGCGCTGGCCCCCGCCTTCGACACCCTGGCCGAGCGGGAACGGGCCGGGCGGCTGCACACCAGCCTGCCCGCCCTGAAGTTCTACGAACGCAGCGAGCACTCCTTCGTGGCCGAGGACAGCGGCGTCCTGCACGGCTTCGTGTTCGCCCAGTCGGTGTGGCAGGGGGACCGCCCCATCGTGCTCGTGCGCACCCTGAGCGTCCACCCGGACGCGCCGGCCGGGACTGCCGAGGGGCTGCTGCACGCCACCGTGAAGAGCGCCTACGACACCGCCGTGTACGAGATCCACTACCCGGTCCCGCCCACCCTGCGCGCCGCCGCGACCGCCGAGGGCGCCGTCCTGACCGGCGCGTACGCCGTGACGCACCTGGGCACCCGCGCGCAGACGGCGCCCGGCGAGCGGCTGGACGGGCAGCCGTCGGACGATGAGCGGCGCACCCCGCCCGCCCAGGGCGCATAA
- a CDS encoding heavy-metal-associated domain-containing protein: MSGMTNTATRVLLGVRGMNRDAGTTVAEALRAIPGVVKATPDDGQLEVHYDPSQLTVMDLVRAIRRQGFLAGMI; encoded by the coding sequence ATGTCGGGCATGACCAACACCGCCACCCGCGTGCTGCTGGGCGTGCGCGGCATGAACCGCGACGCCGGAACCACCGTCGCCGAGGCCCTGAGGGCCATTCCCGGCGTCGTGAAGGCCACCCCTGACGACGGCCAGCTTGAAGTCCACTACGACCCCTCGCAGCTGACCGTCATGGATCTCGTGCGCGCCATCCGCCGACAGGGTTTCCTGGCCGGCATGATCTGA
- a CDS encoding ribokinase: MTVLVVGSVNADLTVRTARIPAPGETVLGGDAVTSPGGKGANQAVAAALAGAPVALIGAVGQDTFRDVALRGLQGAGVNLGGLLTLDAPTGLALITVSAQGENAITVASGANAHLTPAHLPEDLGGVSHLLLQQELPPEVTLHAARQARAAGVPVLLNAAPTRDLPADLLGQVTHLIVNEHELTALRPDGGTLERQAASILARGPQAVTVTLGAQGSLTVTAQGTHRLAAHPVQATDTTGAGDTFCGVLAARLAAGDPLPAALRAAGVAGALACTRPGAQDAMPRWAEVQAVLAPA, encoded by the coding sequence ATGACCGTCCTCGTCGTCGGCAGCGTCAACGCGGACCTCACCGTCCGGACCGCCCGCATTCCCGCCCCCGGAGAGACCGTCCTGGGCGGCGACGCCGTCACCTCGCCCGGCGGCAAGGGCGCCAACCAGGCGGTCGCCGCCGCGCTGGCCGGCGCGCCCGTGGCGCTGATCGGCGCGGTCGGGCAGGACACCTTCCGGGACGTGGCCCTGCGCGGCCTTCAGGGCGCGGGCGTGAACCTAGGCGGCCTGCTCACCCTGGACGCCCCCACCGGTCTGGCGCTCATCACGGTCTCCGCGCAGGGGGAGAACGCCATCACGGTCGCCAGTGGCGCGAACGCCCACCTGACCCCCGCGCACCTGCCAGAAGACCTGGGCGGCGTGAGCCACCTGCTGCTGCAACAGGAACTCCCACCCGAGGTGACCCTGCACGCCGCCCGGCAGGCCCGCGCCGCCGGCGTCCCGGTGCTGCTGAACGCCGCCCCCACCCGCGACCTGCCGGCCGACCTGCTGGGGCAGGTCACGCACCTGATCGTGAACGAGCACGAACTGACCGCCCTGCGGCCGGACGGCGGCACCCTGGAGCGGCAGGCGGCCTCCATCCTGGCGCGCGGCCCGCAGGCGGTGACCGTCACGCTGGGCGCGCAGGGCAGCCTGACCGTCACCGCCCAAGGCACCCACCGCCTCGCGGCGCACCCGGTGCAGGCCACCGACACCACCGGCGCGGGCGACACCTTCTGCGGCGTGCTCGCCGCCCGGCTGGCCGCCGGGGACCCGCTGCCGGCCGCGCTGCGGGCCGCCGGGGTCGCGGGCGCCCTGGCCTGCACCCGCCCCGGCGCGCAGGACGCCATGCCGCGCTGGGCAGAGGTGCAGGCCGTCCTGGCCCCCGCCTGA
- the lepB gene encoding signal peptidase I yields MTTPESAPAPSKPPQTALQKLWKEILEPIVFAVVITQFVATLVGVDGVSMMPNLRNGERVFVPKYETWLHKAGVGEFKRGDILIFKPPREASAKIENLNKSAFGLWSYRPFLIKRLIGLPGDRVSIRAGEVTVNGQQLDSSWTTAFWQAQGCWDTQSEVANNVTSASIAGQTVNVVPDRQEFTVPEGQYFVMGDNRTATGSEDSRIMGAIARRDVAGRAAAVVWPIMRKTNAKYDCNGYGQPEFSGPNELNWRVLTRPAGFGQLK; encoded by the coding sequence ATGACCACCCCTGAGTCCGCCCCCGCCCCGTCCAAGCCCCCGCAGACCGCGCTGCAGAAACTGTGGAAGGAAATCCTGGAGCCCATCGTGTTCGCGGTGGTGATCACGCAGTTCGTGGCGACCCTGGTGGGCGTGGACGGCGTGAGCATGATGCCGAACCTCCGCAACGGGGAGCGCGTGTTCGTGCCGAAGTACGAGACGTGGCTGCACAAGGCGGGCGTGGGGGAATTCAAGCGCGGCGACATCCTGATCTTCAAGCCGCCCCGCGAGGCCAGCGCGAAGATCGAGAACCTGAACAAGAGCGCGTTCGGGCTGTGGTCGTACCGGCCGTTCCTGATCAAGCGTCTGATCGGTCTGCCCGGCGACCGGGTCAGCATCCGGGCGGGCGAGGTGACCGTGAACGGTCAGCAGCTCGATTCCAGCTGGACGACCGCGTTCTGGCAGGCGCAGGGCTGCTGGGACACCCAGAGCGAGGTGGCGAACAACGTCACGTCCGCCAGCATCGCGGGGCAGACCGTGAACGTCGTGCCGGACCGTCAGGAGTTCACGGTGCCCGAGGGGCAGTACTTCGTGATGGGGGACAACCGCACCGCGACCGGCAGTGAGGACTCGCGCATCATGGGCGCCATCGCGCGCCGGGACGTGGCGGGGCGCGCGGCGGCGGTCGTGTGGCCGATCATGCGCAAGACCAACGCGAAGTACGACTGCAACGGCTACGGCCAGCCGGAATTCAGCGGGCCCAACGAGCTGAACTGGCGGGTCCTGACCCGCCCGGCGGGCTTCGGGCAGCTGAAGTAA
- a CDS encoding serine/threonine-protein kinase, with protein MPLAGQVVGNGVRLVRPVGRGSHSLVYFAVARDGQPCAVKIFPAHLSGYADREFDHAHDLHHPRLVRVMDRAVVDEQPALISTLARGEVLFRRYAQRPAVYAERRAFLLTLVHLLDALGYLHERGLVHRDIKPENILVEEDGSAKLVDFDLSGPAFETFDAPLRMGTAAFQSPEAARGEPLGPESDLYGVGILLGWGIHGALPDPDEPYPHTLDPLAPLHLSMTRAERAERPNDAARVRAELLRLAGLPY; from the coding sequence ATGCCTCTTGCGGGACAGGTGGTGGGCAACGGTGTCCGACTGGTGCGTCCGGTCGGACGCGGCTCTCACAGCCTCGTGTATTTCGCCGTGGCGCGCGACGGTCAGCCCTGCGCCGTCAAGATCTTCCCCGCGCACCTGAGCGGGTACGCCGACCGTGAATTCGACCACGCGCACGACCTGCACCACCCCCGGCTGGTGCGCGTGATGGACCGCGCCGTCGTGGATGAGCAGCCGGCCCTGATCAGCACCCTGGCGCGCGGCGAGGTGCTGTTCCGCCGCTACGCCCAGCGGCCCGCCGTGTACGCCGAGCGCCGCGCCTTCCTGCTCACCCTGGTGCACCTCCTGGACGCCCTGGGCTACCTGCACGAGCGGGGGCTGGTGCACCGCGATATCAAGCCCGAGAACATCCTGGTGGAGGAGGACGGCAGCGCCAAACTGGTGGATTTCGACCTGTCCGGCCCCGCCTTCGAGACCTTCGACGCGCCGCTGCGCATGGGCACCGCCGCCTTCCAGAGTCCGGAAGCCGCGCGCGGTGAACCGCTCGGCCCCGAGAGCGACCTGTACGGCGTGGGCATTCTGCTGGGGTGGGGCATTCACGGCGCGCTGCCGGACCCGGACGAGCCCTACCCGCATACCCTGGACCCGCTGGCGCCGCTGCACCTGAGCATGACCCGCGCCGAGCGCGCCGAGCGCCCCAACGACGCCGCGCGCGTCCGCGCCGAACTGCTGCGGCTGGCCGGCCTGCCGTACTGA
- a CDS encoding DUF503 domain-containing protein, whose translation MALGYVGVLTIRVEMPWVASLKEKRALVRPVVERLKARFPLTVARLDGLDAHDWEVIGVATLSNDYGWVEETLRMAADYVAKEGPYRVTSEEIEITPLGHDEDE comes from the coding sequence GTGGCCCTCGGGTACGTGGGCGTCCTGACCATCCGCGTCGAGATGCCCTGGGTCGCCAGCCTGAAGGAGAAACGCGCCCTGGTGCGCCCGGTCGTCGAGCGCCTCAAGGCCCGCTTTCCCCTGACCGTCGCGCGGCTCGACGGTCTCGACGCCCACGACTGGGAGGTCATCGGCGTGGCGACCCTCAGCAACGACTACGGCTGGGTCGAGGAAACCCTGCGCATGGCCGCCGACTACGTCGCCAAGGAGGGCCCCTACCGCGTGACGAGCGAGGAGATCGAGATCACGCCGCTGGGGCACGACGAGGACGAGTAG
- a CDS encoding nucleoside deaminase — protein MSDDRPAPRLPDLDHAPYLREALELAREGQAAGSSPVGAVLVNHAGQIIARGRNRVGEPQTPQHVGDASVAHAEMDLFFQAGKLDDPHTLTLYTSLEPCLMCGGASALLGVGRIVWATDDPWGGSGRLIRWTDHPAMQDTQVVPTPHPDLEHQGAALFAPEARRAFPDEGWALWQRRYPQETAAVEDAQASQ, from the coding sequence ATGAGTGACGACCGGCCCGCCCCACGCCTCCCCGACCTCGACCACGCCCCCTACCTGCGCGAGGCCCTCGAACTCGCCCGGGAGGGCCAGGCCGCCGGCAGCTCCCCCGTCGGGGCCGTCCTCGTGAACCACGCGGGCCAGATCATCGCGCGGGGCCGCAACCGCGTCGGGGAACCCCAGACCCCGCAGCACGTCGGGGACGCCAGCGTCGCCCACGCCGAGATGGACCTGTTCTTCCAGGCGGGCAAGCTGGACGACCCGCACACCCTGACCCTGTACACCAGCCTCGAACCCTGCCTGATGTGCGGCGGCGCCAGCGCCCTGCTGGGCGTCGGGCGGATCGTGTGGGCCACCGACGACCCCTGGGGCGGCTCGGGCCGCCTGATCAGGTGGACCGACCACCCCGCCATGCAGGACACCCAGGTGGTCCCCACCCCCCACCCCGACCTGGAACACCAGGGCGCGGCGCTGTTCGCTCCCGAGGCCAGGCGCGCCTTCCCGGACGAGGGCTGGGCGCTGTGGCAGCGGCGCTACCCGCAGGAGACGGCCGCCGTGGAGGACGCGCAGGCCTCACAATAG